GAGTAATTCAAAAGAAATACTAAATCATATAgtttttaatatagtttttattGCTATTGGATGGGACAGTGCTTCCCAAACTGGCGGAAATGCCCCCATGACAGGGGCCTTGTGGAaccttgagcatgaaaaatctaaaatattttttttctttgttaataaagagctttattatttttctagaaatatgtgattacaaatgttatgctatttttttaagaatttttaaGAATAATAGCCCAAATTTACTACTTATCTAGTTTACAGCTAATAAATTGCACGTAGCCATGTTGCACTTCTTTACCGATGCTTCCAGGATTGAACGTGGCCACGTTGTGTGTCGCCCAATGTTAGCCTGGTTCCTGCATCCGTGGTAGTATTTTAGTACATATACAGGTCTTTGTCCTTGGGCTGCAATAATGTTACCTTTCAAAGCAATCAGTGTTAGCATTCACGATTAGCATTTTAGTCATGTTTACTGAGCATTCATCGCCTATTCTGTTTGACTCCCTGCCTTTGATGCCTGAGATCAACCAGAACTTCAGTGGACCCTCTGCACCCTTTGACCCAAGCTGGGAGAAATAATGGAGTTCCCCCCTTTTCAGATCACACTTTTCATCTCTGCCGCTGATGTGTGAGGGAGAGGCTGTGCTTTTTATTGACTCACTTGGTTTCAAACTCCCACCTTTTTCCTCACTGGCTGATATTCCGTCTTCTATGTTTGAAGCCATGTAGCCGAGGGAGGGCAATTAGTTAGTTAGCTTGGCAGGTTTGAAGGTGAAAAGAGGCTGTTAAGATGATGCACATGTTAAGTGCGCGGTGGGAGTAACACAATGTAATATTTCCTGCACATGTTTGGGAATATCTCCGCCGCAGAGTTTACAGTACGTATCATAACATTTACAGTGTCACAACCCGTGTGCACTTTTTCAACAGAATCAGGCAGAGAATTGCGTGTGTGAGTGTAAAGTATGCGTTGGTACTTACACATACTTCAGCAGAACTGCCTGGACTTCCATCCCTGAGGAGTTCCATCTGCAGGTGGGAGCCAACGAATCTAAACACACAATGTCACGTGTTACTATGACATCATAGCTAATGTCAGACGATGCTTTTACCTTAAGTGGGGGTGAGAAAAACAACTCGACTGTATTTATTTGTCAAGTGAGGGACATCGGTCTTTTTTGGGGGAGTTAATTATTATGGAAtagattaataaaataaaattagattCAATCAACTACCCTCAACCCAGCACGGTTCTCTATAACACATGCGTCATCACGTTTCTACATGAAACACATGACACAATGTCATAgctaaggtgcgttcacaccaaacgttaCCTCACTGACTATTGAACTTGAACATAGTCGCGCTTTTTGCTCGCTTATTCACTTCATCTAccccagtgacgtgacgaccgCGGAAATGATGTGGGGAGAAACTAATTGCTGATTGAATGTCGCGAAACAGCATCACCCAGCGAGTCAGATTGCAGGATTGAGTCGGTGGAACCTCGCGAGACGCGACgctgcgtcatttacattgattttgattgTTATTTGACTGTTGGTTTTTGGatcctttttaaaaatattcagtACTTGCAAACGTTAAGAGCATTGCATTGTTACCGTGTGTGTGCGATACAAAGGCATAAGGATGAGATTTgagaataagaaagaaaaaaaaggttgatattgagatttttggttgaaatattaagaaatatatttgtatgcatGTGATTGTAcacattatacatttttttttttctattgtacCAAAACACcttaatttatatttgtataaagcCATTGGGGAtcactgtttttgtgtttatctgGATGCCATAGCTCTATGAAATGTGTTATGTGCCCAATAAGATTTACTAGAAATCAAAAGAAGCTTTAACATCACTCAAAGAATCAttacttgaagaaaaaaaaaaggcaaatccTTTTTTTATGTCAATTCTTGTCCACAAGTGAGAAAATGCGTTAATGCCAGTTTTAACTGGTGCTCATTTTATATTCTGACGTCATCCAAGCTCCAGTCTTACCCCAGGGGATGCTATTCTAAGTGTATTACATATTCTCTAATGACTAGACCAAGAGCAGGAAATGGGTTATATATAGAACACTGAAGATCAACGCAAGAcgggaaattaaataaaaaataataaaaacattccttaAAATTTAGAGATAGAAATCACTGTGAGGGCAGGAGGATCAGGTTGCACTGAAGAGGCTTTATGAGAGGGAATTTCAAGAAATCAATGATGAACTCTGGTGAACTCACAGTGAAGCTGTGCAGATCAGAAGACCTTGAAAAACTGGCTCAGTGTTGGGTTTAATTAATGTAACAAGCTTATACATCTATGAATGTTTAAAACCAAGCTGTGCTGTGCTCGAGTCTCGCAACCCTGAACAAAATTAGTTGCTTTCGTCTCTATTACCTGttttgtcatttcaacaaaaagGCCCACGCACGTTGTACCAATTGTTCCACGATTATTCAATAGgtacactgtacattttttgtttgatcgtatgaatacttttttttttttttttttttttttagatatggccaatttagtgggGGGGGTATGTGGCAATTTTTGTACATCCTTATTTTTCTCCCATTATCTCAGGAAATACATCACATGGGGAACTGGAATTTGGTATAGTAACACAGCTGCACCTACATTtactatacatcctatctggtggacatgtcagtcCATTACAACTGGAAAAAAGTTTAGTTtcgaacatgtttgggccttcagtaaacaactttgccTCTGTCTCAGCTCCATGTAACattatcagctttgagctatgtacatagactgttcacatcactaacaattagtcacatatatgtactgtatgtattggttcttgggtgacagtctcttttCAGTGGTTCATAACTGGATGTGggaatgtaaatgtatttcaagactttttaagacttttattgccatttgaaattaaatttaagaccaacttcacagtaaacacagatTTTCTCCAGTACTGGCATCCCccaaagtaaaaatacacaaaatgactaagtCACAAATAAAACCaactaaaataatgaaaatcactctaaaaaacacacaaaacgactaccaaaatagccagaaatctctaaaacaacaacaaaaatacaaaaaaataaaaaccattcagAAAAATCTTcattggacaggcaatttttgttaaatttacatttccccacATTGTTGAAAGTCCTGCTGCAACCAAGCACCTGTTTTGTAATTGGTTCCGCTGTTGTGATTGCGCAACgatacagtaaatacattttttaaaagcgAATGAtaccatttattttaaaatgtgagactaattacaatcacaaaATCATacttgtgttaaaatgtaagacttttgaaacattaattaaagacattttaatgacaattcaGGCCTTATTTtaagattcatgaatttaatgccttttaaaactgtaatttttatcTTTCAGAACGTTTTGAGGCTGAAGTGCTtcacatttgttgaaatgacatgaaatggcccaactgtagggatgtaacgattcacaaCTCCCtttacgattcgattcacgatacgatttattttacaaaaagagactgtagacaaatgatgactgaaaaatattcattttttatcttcaaaaataaaaatactgtactattttcttttatctttcattgtcaaaagaatcccttgataaactatgcaaaacaatgcaatttaattaaaaataaatcctgaaataaataattaaataaatagtacaaatgacgcttattaatttaaattccccTACCCATCCCTACCcaactgtaatttttttaaaaagaagtttTCAAATCCTCaatttttaatgcaattttttttacatcataagCACAAAACAGAACCAAATCATTTGCAAGACTCCAAAACGAGTCACAAGCGACGGTATGGTGCATCTGTGGAATGAAGCAGAAAGTGATCTCAGAGGTTTGTGCAATGGGTTGAGGAGTAGGTGAAGCAGAACTGGTGGTAGTggaggtgatggtggtggtAAGGGGTGGGACAGCAGCTGCAGGTTACCTGAGCGTGGAGCGAGGAGGGGTAGGTGAAAGCGGGTGGAAGGGCCGGCGACAGCTCCGCCGGGTACAGTGGGTATGACGCCCACACGTCTGGGCTGCTGGGATATAGAGCAGGCACTGTGAGCTCGTCTGtggaaagaagaagaggaggagtggGGTGAGGAGGGTGCTGAGTGAATGGgtgggggggttgggggtggaaGGGGGTACACAGAgacagggtggaggtggagATGATGGTGGAAGTGCAGTGTGCACAGTGATGATCCTAAATGGTCTCCTCTTGATTTGTTTcaactagggctgcacgattatggccaaaatgagaatcacgattgttttttttttaccaatattgtaatcatgattataattatttattatgttaggaaaaaaaaattgtttttaaacaaacaatgtgtgtacagtttacagtgcaaaatgaagctttaaataaaaataaaaaaatacactaaataaaaaaataagaaattaacCCAACCAGggtaaccagggttggggtcaactacatttttcagttacaataaaGTTTTCAATTACcgatgttcaattacaatcacagtcaccagcattttttccaatcacaattaaataataattacagttttttcctcagaaagtaaattacaattacgttctcatttACTAAAGCTCAATAACAATCACAAATActgattctgaaataaataacctaataaaagtgcaccttcctcttgtgttagctttctgttagcatctcctatGACAACAgctcttaaatcagctgtaaaatacactaaaaacaaatatttatcatgtaatttctttcctatctatcggttaccttgttaggcttcctgatcaatgaaaatattgttttttaatatttatggtgtggatgtctgagcctttttcatGTCattataccccttgatttaatttctttttttcttttttttttttttttttttaaatggtaaaatgtgggaaagtttgatatgaaacatattttaataattgttaatttacATTCTTtacagaattttcatggcaattacatttacaaagtaaattatctaaactcaattacaattttattgcGAATATGACAGTaactgattttttaaattacaattacacttaTAATTAgggtataattataattatttatcaattacgcaattagaATAACAATCGACTCCAACCCTGGTAACCATACGTCTGTATTTACCCGAACTTGTCCTCTTTTCACACCTTGTCCGGACCATCCAAATGTCCAGGTTTCCTAGGGACCCTGAACACATCTCTGGAACACGCCAATTTAAACAactgtaactctgctaatatttgctctatcagagaaattccaccagtttctgacaGCTAATGAGCTGCTCTAATAATGtcattgcggtaattttactctTGCGTTGACAAAATCGTCACACACaaggaaaagagagagagagactaaagtccaagatggacagaaagagaccaaatatcggtagatttaatgaaaaataagttTAGcaggatgataaaacctccatggaggttcagagaggggTTTGAAAATGAAGAagccactgggagaaacttCCTCAGAGTCAGCATGGCACCATGGGATGTAaacttttacagttattttaaaatgtgacgATATGAtatgaaaacaataattacatttataaacaaaaaaGCTGGGAATAAATTAGTTGTTATATGGGAGGGTGATCTCATTGGAATATCAATATTTAGGTCAGTTTCTTATGAtctttgcaagaaaaaaaagaggaaaccaTTTCATATATGATGATTGAGATGTAAAGTGCAACGTGAGATGCGAGTTGTGTGAATTGGTAAAGAGAgaaagtgcacattttaaacagAAGAATCTGAGGaaagtaaacaacaacaactgcacAAGGCTCAATAAAATAAACCCTAAACCAGCAGCTGAACAGGTTTATATTTCAcctctgtgtgttttctgtgtctcGCGGTAACGGCGTCTGATTTAAACACGTTTTCTCAGGAAATGACAGCAATTTCTCTAGTGGTGTGTGTACGTCACGACCTCAATCGTTTCCTTCCATTTTCCTGTGGTCCACGCCCTTCttaggggaggggggggggggaaagacCCGGATCTGAGATAAGAGCAATTTGATCATTCAGGAAAAATGTACAAGCACAGCTGCCCTATGTTTAACTATCAATGGGTGACTAATGCAGAACCCTTAACCCTTAGAAAAATATTTAACCAAATGGAGACAAGGCACAAAGCTGCAAAAGCAAAttcctcaaacacacacacacacacacacacacctggtccATGAAGGGGCCTTGAGTTAGGAGTTCTTTTAGCGACGTTTTGACAATGAGCATGCACAGGTGATGAATCATTAATCCGACAGGACAggatgtgtgtgttgttgaaGCGAGTGGAGCAGTCTCTCTAGCTTCGTTTCTAGCGCTTCTCAATTGCCAAGGAATCTCAAAGCCACACAGTATCTCCACAGATCAGAAACCACAGATTCTCACTTTAACATGGAGCAACTtttaacaactaaaaaaaaaagcatgtcaTTATTTACCTTGACGACAAAAATGAAATCtcacaggagaaaaaccattGAGGTTCGCATagccaaaagaagaagaagaagcagactgacaaaacaaaaagacgATGAGCTCAGAaacaattacaggaaaaaaatgttttactcacATGGGTCTCTGCTGATAAACTGCGGCCCGGGGCTCTGCTGAGAAGGAGGCGGGTTGGGGGTGCCGACGAGCTTGTTTTTGGCCATCTTGGTGTTGGCCTTGGCAAACTCCAGCCGCAAAGTTTGGGGAATCTCTGGATCAAAACGAACACCCTGGGGACAACCGAAGGCCAGGATGTCACAAGCTTTGCAGCAAAAACAGATGTCACTATCACAGTTTCCCTCCTTTTAATGACAATAtgcttttgtgtgattttctacTTCTGTTTCCttactttgttgtgttttctgtcagAATGGCTCAATAAACAACTACTAAACCACTATAATATGAGATAAACCTCTGCTAAAGAAGCCATGAAGAAAAGACATTCACAGACATTAGCTGCATTTCTATTACCCTTAGAAATGCGCTAATACTAAAaaacgcaataaaaactggtaatggaaacacctgaatttcggaaagaaaaaaaactcaaatatcgctaaaaagttttcaagctgtcatgaggaggtttttaagatgtttcgatattgaaatgtatcagcAAAGCggaatggaaacacttttttcgcAAAAACGCGTCACAGAAAGTGACGTACCAGGTGATCACACGAGAAAACATGACACGGTACGTGTACACAGcaggagaccgagacatttcttagctttATACTTAAAacttattactgccacattagacgtgaaacaacaaaggaatacagagtgttataaggagtgtttgagcgtccatcttcctgcaaaGAAGTATTCACGGGATGAGTTTTCAAGGGAGTTACAaagctcctgcccaaaacaaccttcaatggaaacgcgATCTAAGCGAAAATATACTTTATCACTTTCTttttgcaaaaaactgtaatggaaacccagctactaaTGAGAGTGTAGTCGGTACATCTTCTTCTTACACCTAGGCTCTTTTATGTTgccttcaaagtaaaataagtgTTTCTCTAATCAAATTACTGATAGAACAGTGTTTAAATTGGTTTCAACAAGTGGCACAAAGATGCTGGTGAATCTCTGAAGTTGGTTTAGTGTCATGTTGAGTGTTTGAGGTCCTTGGTTCAAACCCTTTTTGGGATCCACTTTCAGTTATTACTGTATGACTCAGCCAGTCTTGTCTAGGTCTAGGTTTTCCTCCTCGCCTTCATCACACAGAGTGATTAGGCTCCATATTGTTTCTTACTCATTCCATGTGTGCTTCACTTCCTAATTGTTCTCCTTCACCTGTATAATATTCTCAGGACAAAACCTAAACATGGAGAAGCAGAGTTCAGTTTCTATGCCCCTCATCTGTGGAACAAACTATCTGCTCAAACTCGCATCTATTTCTAAaatttctattcaacactgatttttaattaaacagtcACACTATTTAATTCGATATTATCCTGTTTTGTTGgatgattttgtatttttttttcttttgattattctttatttttaaatgcaattCTCATAGTGTGCTAACTCTTGTGTGATGCTTGtcctttgttttgtgtaaaacactttgaattGTCTTGTATATAcaatgtgctttataaataaacatgacTTGACTCACTATTCATAGGAATGTTTGGATAGTGGACATTGTGTGTGTTGGTACATTGTCTTCATGTAtatcgacacacacacacacacacacacatttacttttgataaaaaataaaaagggacATTCTTGCTACTCCTGTCTGACACGTCTCACCACATCCTAACAATAGTTCTAATATAAAAAAGGTAATTATTAAACAGATAATGATACTTTACTAATgagataaaacaacaacaatgcaaGTTATGATTAGTGAATGTTTAGGTCATTTCCAAAGCATTCTCACAAGCTCCTTTCAGAAAGGAATATGACAGAGGTCATTTTTCCTAAACTtcattgttgtttcatgtgtgGGATTTTTAAAGTCAGCATCTTGGGAGGTGTCTTTATCAGCAAGATTATGGTTCACCACACGTTGACTCttaacctctgttaaaaaaaaaaaaatgagtctgCAATCACCGGCCTTGCGAGAGAAATCCTCTCACCGGAGCACAAGTGATTGTGTTATAAATAATAGACGTCCACTGACGAGACTTTTGTTGTGTGCCTTGAAGTATTGATGAAGGATACAAATTTAGATCTAGACGAAGTTGTGCTGCACACATCTCTGATGTTAAAGTTCTTCTGTTGAGTTGTCCGGAAAACGCAAAAAGTGTGAGTTTAGGGGATGTTTGTCAGATTCCAAAGTCTGGTGCGACCTGTGCCAAGTACATGATGTCATCTATACTTGCCACATTAACTTAGCTATGCTTTCTATCTCTGGTTGTACCTATATTCTAATACTGACACACAAATAGATGTTTATTACGACTAATTCTATTGTGACGCAAAAATCTTGTGAGGCTTTTTAATAGctgaaaatgtatgttttattttgtaatattgcTGTGAAGATGAAAATTTCTTGAAAATCTCATACTATGAACGTAATCACCTTTACGTTTACACTTTGTAAGATTATGAGCAGGTAACGGGCAGTACCTCCAGTAATCATGGGGGGAGTGTCAGTAGAAGTTATACTGAGATCCGTTATTGTTTAACGTTTTTGGTGAGGAACTTTACTCAACTAGGGCTGGgttcgaaatgtcatactaacgtaatactcatactaagtccGACGTCAAAATTACCATGAAGTGCATTCGCATTAGAAGGTATGAAAAGATttagtacgtgagaaataccggatgtacagtatactatatcaggaAATTTTTTAAGTACGCACGaagggcacactagtcatactcaactgcatctcttcttgtcctccattagtttttaatgcttttgtaaatagggctcttgttttgaagttaacaggaagtttagtcagtagcacaatggagggtctctgaaaacctcagaaatgtcggcatgacGTGCGTTTCCGCgagtttcatggatcaaatgaccacatgttgattttctacttggtcactttctcacttaaaatgctttcagaactttcaaaggtggaaaaatcaacg
This window of the Gouania willdenowi chromosome 18, fGouWil2.1, whole genome shotgun sequence genome carries:
- the LOC114480338 gene encoding RNA-binding protein with multiple splicing-like is translated as MNNSSSGSSGSNAMEKESEPSEFTNHEEEVRTLFVSGLPLDIKPRELYLLFRPFKGYEGSLIKLTSKQPVGFVSFDSRSEAEAAKNALNGVRFDPEIPQTLRLEFAKANTKMAKNKLVGTPNPPPSQQSPGPQFISRDPYELTVPALYPSSPDVWASYPLYPAELSPALPPAFTYPSSLHAQIRWLPPADGTPQGWKSRQFC